A region of [Bacteroides] pectinophilus DNA encodes the following proteins:
- a CDS encoding helix-turn-helix domain-containing protein, translating into MTNSHSIKITMSSPEEIGKAIQKQRRAQKITQKEFAQHLGKSERTIQKYESGEILMKIDVLKQIANELNVPWQELLSPEDNNIPKDNTATEYPAYEFHTMSDVINALFAITELTDFSFELTNTKPPENTEWTAGIKVNGKGDGKYDADFCLFMENWIAKKNMLQTGKLSKEKFDSWKSDMLAYYKDSRLDNEADSKTE; encoded by the coding sequence ATGACTAATTCTCATTCCATTAAAATCACTATGTCTTCTCCAGAAGAAATCGGGAAGGCAATACAGAAACAGCGCAGAGCACAGAAGATTACTCAAAAAGAGTTTGCACAGCATCTTGGTAAATCAGAACGCACTATCCAGAAATATGAGTCTGGTGAAATACTAATGAAGATAGATGTTTTAAAACAGATTGCAAATGAATTAAATGTTCCATGGCAGGAACTTTTATCTCCAGAAGATAATAATATTCCCAAAGATAATACGGCCACTGAGTACCCGGCATATGAATTCCACACTATGTCAGATGTAATCAATGCTCTCTTTGCCATAACTGAACTTACTGACTTTTCATTTGAGCTGACCAATACCAAACCCCCGGAAAATACTGAATGGACCGCTGGGATTAAGGTTAATGGCAAAGGCGATGGAAAATATGATGCAGACTTCTGTCTCTTTATGGAAAACTGGATAGCAAAGAAGAATATGCTTCAGACAGGAAAGCTTTCAAAAGAAAAGTTTGATTCATGGAAATCAGATATGTTGGCATATTATAAGGATTCCCGACTGGATAATGAAGCTGATTCAAAAACTGAATAA